A DNA window from Agarivorans sp. TSD2052 contains the following coding sequences:
- a CDS encoding DNA translocase FtsK, with translation MGALGVYLMVALLTFNPSDPSWSQTAVQQTVANAGGSSGAWFADLLLFSFGFVAYSVPIICGLLAWALFWRPCPIAQIDFFTLGLRVIGFVFTFASLTTLSSIHIDDFYYFSSGGLVGDVFTQLMIPVFGLLGTSIILLAVFAGGVTLFTGVSWVQIVEKLGATLNSMFNSLISLPQSIKQNKQAEIEKDVLMRDFDADTAVGSQREPSISAESAPEELREPDTDLSQYQDYSESVIDAKPLDSDIASYQPQEPHFSVESDFEQELANAKDEVDFAFEDEAIDPPSVIIDQTPPEPMPDIPFDSESVPVAHKPVVKPAVTPAKAVQPTLSRLPDMNLLDRPNKKENPISAEELEQVSRLVEAKLLDFNIQASVVAVHPGPVITRFELDLAPGVKVSKITNLSKDLARALSAISVRVVEVIPGKSVIGLELPNRFREIVYLSEVVDSPVFHQAKSPLTMVLGKDIAGQPVVVDLAKMPHLLVAGTTGSGKSVGVNVMIVSLLYKSTPEDVRLIMIDPKMLELSVYEGIPHLLSEVVTDMKEAANALRWCVGEMERRYKLMSALGVRNLKGYNQKVLDAIESGNPIVDPLWKPEDSMAEIAPTLDKLPHIVVVIDEFADMMMIVGKKVEELIARIAQKARAAGIHLVLATQRPSVDVITGLIKANIPTRMAFQVSSRIDSRTILDQQGAETLLGMGDMLYLPAGTGVPTRVHGAFVDDHEVHAVVSAWKERGEPDYIDEILNGEAGPDAMLPGEVAESDEELDALFDQAVMHVTETRRGSVSGVQRKFKIGYNRAARIVEQMEVQGIVSSPGHNGNREVIAPPPVRID, from the coding sequence ATGGGCGCTTTAGGTGTGTACCTAATGGTAGCCTTATTAACCTTTAACCCTAGTGACCCTAGCTGGTCACAAACAGCCGTTCAGCAAACAGTAGCCAACGCAGGAGGAAGCTCTGGTGCTTGGTTTGCTGATTTACTGCTATTTAGTTTTGGCTTTGTCGCTTATAGCGTACCCATTATTTGTGGCTTGCTCGCTTGGGCGTTATTTTGGCGGCCATGTCCGATTGCGCAGATAGATTTTTTTACTTTAGGGCTGCGTGTTATCGGCTTTGTTTTTACTTTTGCTAGTTTAACGACTTTGTCGAGCATTCATATTGATGACTTTTATTATTTTTCTTCAGGAGGCTTAGTGGGCGATGTATTCACTCAGCTGATGATTCCAGTGTTTGGCCTGTTAGGCACTAGTATCATTTTGTTAGCGGTATTTGCCGGTGGGGTTACCTTATTCACCGGCGTTTCTTGGGTTCAAATCGTCGAAAAGTTAGGCGCTACCTTGAACTCAATGTTCAACTCATTGATATCTTTGCCACAAAGTATCAAACAGAATAAACAAGCTGAGATCGAAAAAGACGTATTAATGCGTGACTTTGATGCCGATACAGCAGTTGGCTCTCAGCGTGAACCTAGCATTAGCGCTGAGTCAGCGCCTGAAGAGTTGCGTGAACCAGACACCGACCTTAGTCAGTACCAAGATTATTCAGAAAGTGTTATCGACGCTAAGCCTCTTGATAGTGATATTGCAAGTTACCAGCCTCAAGAGCCGCACTTTTCAGTGGAGTCTGATTTCGAGCAAGAGTTAGCCAATGCCAAAGATGAGGTTGACTTTGCGTTTGAAGATGAAGCGATAGACCCTCCCAGTGTTATTATCGATCAAACACCCCCCGAACCCATGCCCGACATTCCTTTTGATAGCGAATCGGTACCGGTGGCGCATAAGCCAGTGGTAAAGCCTGCTGTTACCCCCGCTAAGGCTGTTCAACCGACGTTAAGCCGCTTGCCCGACATGAATTTATTAGACAGGCCGAACAAAAAAGAAAATCCTATTTCAGCCGAAGAGTTAGAACAAGTGTCTCGTTTGGTTGAAGCCAAGTTACTCGATTTTAATATTCAAGCTTCTGTGGTCGCGGTGCACCCTGGCCCCGTCATTACCCGCTTTGAATTAGATTTAGCGCCGGGTGTGAAGGTGAGTAAAATTACTAACCTTTCAAAAGACTTAGCCAGAGCACTATCTGCAATCAGCGTACGAGTGGTAGAGGTTATTCCTGGGAAGTCGGTGATTGGTTTAGAGTTGCCTAATCGATTTAGAGAGATTGTTTACTTAAGTGAAGTGGTAGACAGTCCGGTTTTCCATCAAGCTAAATCACCATTAACAATGGTTTTGGGGAAAGATATTGCTGGCCAGCCTGTGGTGGTTGATTTGGCTAAAATGCCTCACCTGCTTGTCGCCGGTACCACCGGTTCTGGTAAGTCAGTTGGCGTAAATGTCATGATCGTGAGCCTGCTTTATAAATCAACGCCAGAAGATGTTCGGTTAATCATGATTGACCCCAAAATGTTGGAGCTATCGGTTTACGAGGGGATTCCACATTTGTTGTCAGAGGTGGTGACCGATATGAAAGAAGCGGCCAACGCTTTGCGTTGGTGTGTCGGAGAAATGGAGCGTCGTTATAAATTGATGTCGGCGTTAGGGGTTCGTAACCTAAAGGGTTACAACCAAAAGGTACTCGATGCCATTGAGTCTGGTAACCCGATAGTAGACCCCTTGTGGAAACCCGAAGATAGCATGGCGGAGATAGCGCCAACGTTGGATAAACTCCCACATATCGTGGTAGTTATCGATGAATTCGCCGACATGATGATGATTGTTGGTAAGAAAGTAGAAGAGCTGATTGCCAGGATTGCCCAAAAAGCGCGTGCTGCAGGGATACATTTAGTATTAGCCACTCAGCGTCCTTCGGTTGATGTGATAACCGGTTTGATTAAAGCTAACATTCCAACCCGAATGGCCTTCCAGGTATCTAGTCGTATCGATTCTAGAACTATTTTGGATCAACAAGGTGCGGAGACCCTGTTAGGTATGGGAGATATGTTATACCTTCCTGCGGGTACGGGGGTGCCTACCCGGGTTCACGGAGCTTTTGTTGATGACCATGAAGTCCATGCTGTTGTATCCGCATGGAAGGAGCGTGGTGAACCTGATTACATTGACGAAATTTTAAATGGAGAAGCAGGGCCAGACGCAATGCTACCCGGTGAGGTGGCCGAATCAGATGAAGAACTCGACGCTTTATTCGACCAAGCTGTTATGCATGTCACCGAAACTCGCCGTGGCTCGGTATCTGGCGTACAGCGCAAATTTAAAATTGGTTATAACCGAGCTGCTCGAATTGTTGAACAGATGGAAGTCCAAGGTATTGTTAGTTCACCGGGACATAATGGTAACCGTGAGGTTATTGCGCCGCCGCCAGTGCGAATTGATTAA
- the lrp gene encoding leucine-responsive transcriptional regulator Lrp, whose product MEAKGRPMKELDRIDRNILNELQKDGRISNVELSKRVGLSPTPCLERVRRLERQGYITGYTAILNPQYLDASLLVFVEITLNRGAPDVFEQFNHAVQQLEEIQECHLVSGDFDYLLKTRVADMSAYRKLLGETLLRLPGVNDTRTYVVMEEVKQSNRLVIKT is encoded by the coding sequence ATGGAAGCAAAAGGTCGACCAATGAAGGAACTGGATCGTATTGATCGCAACATACTTAATGAGTTGCAAAAAGATGGCCGCATATCAAATGTGGAACTTTCGAAACGGGTAGGTCTTAGCCCTACGCCATGTTTAGAAAGGGTTAGACGCCTTGAGCGCCAAGGTTACATTACCGGTTACACTGCAATTTTAAATCCGCAGTATTTAGATGCCTCATTGTTGGTTTTCGTTGAGATTACACTAAACCGTGGCGCGCCTGACGTATTTGAACAATTCAATCATGCTGTTCAGCAGCTAGAAGAAATTCAAGAGTGTCATTTAGTCTCAGGTGATTTCGATTATCTATTAAAAACCCGAGTGGCCGATATGTCTGCATATCGTAAATTATTGGGCGAAACCTTACTGCGTTTGCCGGGTGTTAATGACACGCGAACCTATGTAGTAATGGAAGAAGTGAAGCAGAGTAATCGATTAGTTATCAAAACTTAA
- the serS gene encoding serine--tRNA ligase, with product MLDANLLRGEIETTAERLKTRGFELDVARLTELESRRKELQVRTQELQNERNTRSKSIGQAKGRGEDIAPLLAEVGQLGEKLDAAKSELNALLEEIKDYSLTLPNLPHPSAPIGKDEDENVELHTWGELPSFDFEVKDHVDVGTDLQGLDFANAVKISGSRFIVMKGKIAKLHRAIAQFMLDTHTEEHAYQEMYVPYLVNSDSLYGTGQMPKFGKDLFHTQPATEEGIGMSLIPTAEVPLTNMLRDTIVDETELPIRMTAHTPCFRSEAGSYGRDTRGLIRQHQFDKVEMVQLVKPETSYDALEEMRQHAENILQKLKLPYRVVTLCTGDMGFGATKTYDLEVWVPAQEAYREISSVSNCEDFQTRRMQARFRPTGAKKPELLHSLNGSGLAVGRTLVAILENYQNADGSIDIPEVLQPYMGGADTISI from the coding sequence ATGTTAGACGCTAATTTGTTGCGCGGCGAAATAGAAACCACCGCAGAGCGCTTAAAGACTCGTGGCTTTGAACTAGACGTAGCGCGATTGACTGAACTAGAAAGTCGTCGTAAAGAGCTACAGGTTCGTACCCAAGAACTACAAAACGAGCGTAATACCCGTTCCAAATCAATTGGTCAGGCAAAAGGGCGTGGTGAAGATATAGCGCCTTTGTTAGCCGAAGTCGGCCAACTAGGCGAGAAGCTAGATGCAGCTAAAAGCGAGTTAAATGCCTTACTGGAAGAAATTAAAGACTATTCTTTAACCCTACCAAACTTGCCTCACCCTAGTGCGCCTATTGGCAAAGATGAAGACGAAAACGTTGAGTTACATACTTGGGGCGAGCTACCAAGCTTTGATTTCGAGGTGAAAGACCACGTTGATGTAGGGACTGATTTACAAGGCTTAGATTTTGCCAATGCGGTTAAAATTAGTGGGTCTCGCTTTATCGTCATGAAGGGTAAAATTGCCAAACTACACCGGGCTATTGCTCAATTCATGTTAGATACCCATACCGAAGAACACGCTTACCAAGAGATGTATGTCCCTTACTTGGTGAACTCAGATTCGCTGTATGGTACGGGTCAAATGCCTAAGTTTGGTAAGGATTTGTTTCACACTCAGCCTGCTACCGAAGAAGGTATTGGCATGAGCTTGATTCCTACCGCAGAAGTGCCGTTAACCAATATGTTACGAGACACTATCGTTGACGAAACTGAGCTGCCCATTCGTATGACGGCTCATACACCATGTTTTCGTAGTGAAGCTGGCTCTTATGGTCGTGATACTCGGGGCTTAATTCGTCAACATCAGTTCGACAAAGTAGAGATGGTGCAGTTAGTTAAACCTGAGACTTCTTACGATGCCTTAGAAGAAATGCGCCAGCACGCAGAAAACATTTTGCAAAAACTTAAACTTCCATACCGTGTAGTGACTCTGTGTACTGGCGACATGGGCTTTGGCGCGACTAAAACCTATGACTTAGAAGTATGGGTGCCCGCGCAAGAGGCTTATCGTGAGATATCTTCAGTATCTAACTGTGAAGATTTTCAAACACGCCGCATGCAAGCGCGTTTTCGCCCAACGGGTGCTAAAAAACCAGAGTTGTTGCACTCATTGAATGGGTCGGGTTTAGCGGTAGGTCGTACCTTGGTAGCCATCCTTGAAAACTACCAAAACGCCGACGGTAGCATTGATATACCAGAGGTTTTACAGCCTTATATGGGCGGCGCAGACACTATTTCTATCTAG
- a CDS encoding TusE/DsrC/DsvC family sulfur relay protein, with product MIEFNGQHYQTDKNGYLLELDVWSEDLAAHIAQLENIDMTEAHWEVVRFVRNFYLEFNTSPAMRALVKAMANKFGPDKGNSRYLYKLFPEGPAKQATKVAGLPKPVKCI from the coding sequence ATGATTGAATTTAACGGCCAACACTACCAAACCGATAAAAATGGTTATTTACTTGAATTAGATGTTTGGTCTGAAGATTTAGCGGCGCATATTGCTCAGCTTGAAAATATAGACATGACCGAGGCCCACTGGGAAGTGGTTAGGTTTGTGCGTAATTTCTATTTAGAATTTAATACCTCTCCGGCGATGCGAGCGCTAGTAAAAGCGATGGCGAACAAGTTTGGCCCAGACAAGGGGAACAGTCGTTACTTATACAAATTGTTTCCTGAGGGACCCGCCAAGCAAGCGACTAAAGTGGCAGGCTTACCAAAACCCGTTAAGTGTATTTGA
- the trxB gene encoding thioredoxin-disulfide reductase produces the protein MSNAKHHKLVILGSGPAGYTAAVYAARANLSPVLITGIQQGGQLTTTTEVENWPGDAEGLTGPALMERMLAHAEKFETEIIFDHINEVDFKQKPYRLKGDSGEYTCDALIIATGASAKYLGLPSEEAFKGKGVSACATCDGFFYRNQKVAVVGGGNTAVEEALYLSNIASEVHLIHRREEFRSEKILTKRLMDKVANGNIVLHLNQTLDEVLGDEMGVTHVRTKSTVDGNTNDIEVMGAFIAIGHQPNTGIFEGQLEMKDGYLKVQSGTEGNATQTSIPGIYAAGDVADHIYRQAITSAGAGCMAALDAERYLDSVND, from the coding sequence ATGAGTAACGCGAAGCACCACAAATTAGTCATTCTAGGCTCTGGGCCTGCTGGATATACTGCCGCTGTTTATGCAGCAAGAGCTAACTTAAGCCCGGTATTAATTACCGGAATTCAGCAAGGTGGCCAGCTGACCACCACCACTGAAGTTGAAAACTGGCCAGGTGATGCTGAAGGCCTCACAGGGCCTGCACTAATGGAGCGCATGCTCGCTCATGCAGAAAAATTTGAAACAGAAATTATCTTCGACCATATCAATGAAGTAGATTTCAAACAAAAACCGTATCGCTTAAAAGGGGATAGTGGTGAATACACCTGTGATGCACTCATCATTGCGACCGGAGCTTCAGCAAAATACCTAGGTTTACCCTCAGAAGAAGCCTTTAAAGGCAAAGGGGTATCGGCATGTGCTACCTGTGATGGTTTTTTCTATCGCAATCAAAAGGTGGCCGTTGTTGGTGGTGGCAACACCGCCGTTGAAGAAGCCTTGTATTTGTCCAATATTGCTTCCGAAGTCCATTTAATTCATCGCCGCGAAGAATTCCGCAGTGAAAAAATCTTAACCAAGCGATTAATGGATAAAGTCGCTAACGGTAATATTGTTCTTCATCTAAACCAAACCTTAGATGAAGTTTTGGGCGATGAAATGGGTGTTACGCATGTGCGAACCAAAAGCACTGTAGATGGAAACACGAATGACATAGAAGTTATGGGCGCATTCATTGCTATTGGCCATCAACCCAATACCGGCATATTTGAAGGTCAATTAGAAATGAAAGATGGCTACCTAAAAGTTCAGTCAGGAACCGAAGGGAACGCCACTCAAACCAGCATACCCGGTATTTATGCGGCCGGTGATGTCGCTGACCATATTTACCGCCAAGCTATCACCTCAGCGGGTGCCGGCTGTATGGCTGCTTTAGACGCTGAACGTTACTTAGATAGCGTAAACGACTAG
- the lolA gene encoding outer membrane lipoprotein chaperone LolA: MKTIIKIATLLLVSFSAFANDAASELKQHLAKLNSFQAEFKQVVVDADGVNIHEAEGKLSLARPAKLNWQQVAPEQDMMVSDGTTIWYYSPFVEQVTIMNAAEATSQSPIILLADDRAESWAQYQVEKVQQGYLVKSKTDPLQAAFWVKLDADNSISRFDIIESTGQRSEFSLQAFKANPKLSDSLFSFDIPANTMIDDQR; encoded by the coding sequence ATGAAAACAATAATAAAAATAGCGACGCTGCTATTAGTATCGTTCAGTGCTTTTGCAAATGATGCCGCCAGCGAATTGAAGCAACATTTAGCCAAGCTAAATAGTTTCCAAGCCGAGTTTAAACAGGTGGTAGTAGATGCCGATGGAGTAAACATTCATGAAGCTGAAGGCAAGCTTAGCTTAGCTCGACCAGCAAAATTAAATTGGCAGCAGGTTGCACCTGAGCAAGATATGATGGTGTCAGACGGCACCACTATTTGGTACTACAGTCCGTTTGTTGAACAAGTCACTATTATGAATGCGGCAGAAGCGACCAGCCAGTCGCCGATCATTTTATTAGCCGACGACAGAGCTGAAAGCTGGGCTCAGTATCAGGTTGAAAAAGTACAACAAGGCTACTTGGTTAAATCTAAAACTGACCCCTTACAAGCGGCATTTTGGGTGAAACTCGATGCTGACAATAGTATTTCTCGTTTCGATATTATTGAGAGTACAGGCCAACGCAGTGAATTTAGTTTGCAAGCCTTTAAAGCCAACCCTAAGTTATCAGATTCGCTGTTTAGCTTTGATATTCCAGCCAATACCATGATAGACGACCAACGTTAA
- a CDS encoding FUSC family membrane protein, producing MALTLPIDASKLNWTIALKAAGLATLILSLGLVFNLDIALTATLGVVAAGLSDSPDFYQHRRQSTLLMAFSFTLASVSVTLLFPWPWLFALGLFSSTYLFMRMPVLGQKYGAISLCSLIIAIYTMLGYSTYANPWQQPLWLVIGALSYALLSLLINALYPTRWLDKQLDQIFRQISLYQLTKTRLFQRESNINDIQVKLTAQSADIAEQLGVIRHGLYVYQQRNKQQVGSSQMDRFFKAQLLHERLSSSHLDYQRLQKVLPRTLLAETRTVLVKIARVIGANKVNSEVEEELNLAIDDIERSRANLKDVPPRFAYMLKNLKKVTALCFHEQHFPEPEQKFSPFRAISLKQYFQQLFDFSLSVNRHALRMATIMLVAYGMIQGVGDEHAYWLMLSCLLVVKPNYHDTKKRVDKRVYGTIIGVILAAGLSFLALPDLVTTALLPGLVLLFFLFFHVNYAISVAVITIFVAMSLDIQGYPANEALAVRTIVTIIGALMALTAMRYLWPDWQHKQSRKIISQLFTNIAAYQRAIFEQYFNQSAEESTEFRLSRYHAYQSEAELVRHWQHMLAEPSAKQRLSPELYQLVGLSHHLLSHLSALSTHRSQLQSSQAAQSLAALGERFQDELIVMHDYLLLKSAQRPSLSLQHDTLMRSINQLLPQLVGNELLIAYQLQLIGKDLKEIRQLLLNGKW from the coding sequence ATGGCCTTAACACTCCCTATTGACGCTTCAAAACTCAACTGGACGATAGCTTTAAAAGCAGCAGGCCTTGCTACGCTTATTTTAAGCCTTGGCCTAGTGTTCAATCTTGATATCGCCCTCACTGCGACATTGGGTGTGGTTGCCGCAGGCCTTTCTGACAGCCCCGATTTTTATCAGCACCGCCGACAAAGCACCCTGTTAATGGCGTTCAGTTTCACTTTAGCTAGTGTATCGGTCACCCTACTCTTTCCTTGGCCTTGGTTATTCGCATTGGGCTTATTTAGCTCTACCTATTTATTTATGCGGATGCCGGTATTAGGACAAAAATACGGTGCCATTTCCTTATGTTCGTTAATCATCGCTATCTATACCATGCTGGGCTACAGCACTTACGCTAACCCATGGCAACAACCTTTATGGCTTGTCATTGGGGCTTTGAGCTATGCCTTATTGTCATTATTAATCAATGCGCTATACCCAACGCGTTGGCTAGATAAGCAATTAGATCAAATTTTTCGCCAAATCAGCTTATATCAGCTAACTAAAACACGTTTGTTTCAACGTGAATCGAACATCAACGATATCCAAGTAAAATTAACGGCACAAAGCGCCGATATTGCCGAACAACTCGGCGTAATACGACATGGTTTGTACGTATACCAGCAACGTAACAAACAGCAGGTTGGCTCTAGCCAGATGGACCGCTTCTTTAAGGCTCAGTTATTACACGAACGCTTAAGTTCTTCGCATTTAGATTATCAACGCCTACAAAAAGTACTCCCTAGAACCTTGCTAGCCGAAACACGTACGGTATTAGTAAAAATAGCCCGTGTCATTGGCGCGAATAAGGTAAACAGTGAAGTAGAGGAGGAATTGAACCTCGCCATTGATGACATTGAAAGGTCACGTGCTAACTTAAAAGACGTTCCTCCTCGTTTTGCCTATATGCTTAAAAATTTAAAAAAAGTGACGGCCTTATGTTTTCACGAACAGCACTTCCCCGAGCCTGAACAAAAGTTTTCCCCCTTTAGAGCCATTTCGTTAAAGCAATACTTTCAACAGCTCTTCGATTTTAGTTTATCCGTTAATCGCCATGCCTTGAGAATGGCGACCATTATGTTGGTCGCTTATGGGATGATTCAAGGGGTTGGCGACGAGCACGCATACTGGTTAATGCTAAGTTGCTTACTGGTTGTTAAACCCAATTATCACGACACTAAAAAACGCGTAGATAAGCGAGTATACGGCACTATAATTGGCGTGATACTAGCGGCAGGTTTGAGCTTTTTGGCACTACCTGATCTTGTTACCACAGCCTTACTACCCGGCTTAGTCCTACTGTTTTTCTTATTCTTTCATGTTAACTATGCGATTTCGGTAGCAGTGATAACCATCTTTGTTGCCATGTCGCTAGACATTCAAGGTTACCCTGCCAATGAAGCCTTAGCGGTAAGAACTATTGTTACCATTATTGGTGCGTTGATGGCATTAACCGCGATGCGCTATCTCTGGCCCGACTGGCAACATAAGCAAAGCCGCAAAATTATCAGTCAATTATTTACCAATATTGCAGCATACCAACGCGCTATATTTGAGCAATATTTTAACCAGTCAGCCGAAGAGAGCACAGAATTCCGTTTAAGCCGTTACCATGCATATCAAAGTGAAGCTGAGTTAGTGAGGCATTGGCAACATATGCTGGCAGAGCCCAGCGCCAAACAGCGCCTTTCACCTGAACTCTATCAATTAGTGGGTCTAAGCCATCACTTGTTATCCCACTTGTCGGCTTTATCGACTCACCGCAGCCAATTACAATCTAGCCAAGCCGCCCAAAGTTTGGCGGCTTTAGGTGAACGCTTCCAAGATGAGTTAATCGTAATGCATGATTACTTATTATTAAAATCGGCTCAGCGACCAAGCTTGAGCTTACAGCACGACACATTGATGCGTTCTATCAATCAGTTGCTGCCGCAATTAGTCGGTAATGAGCTGCTCATTGCTTATCAGCTGCAGTTGATTGGCAAAGATCTAAAAGAAATTCGCCAGTTACTGTTGAACGGTAAATGGTAA
- a CDS encoding replication-associated recombination protein A: MSLELNFEADFRPLAARMRPTELAHYVGQQHILSSDQPLFKAIATGQLHSMILWGPPGTGKTTIAELAAHYADAEVEKISAVTGGIKEVRAAIERAQQNQQVSRRTILFVDEVHRFNKSQQDAFLPYVENGTVIFVGATTENPSFELNNALLSRAKTYVLRSLDSTAILQLLDRAINHDQILKQQGLSFEEGVLDALANLVSGDARRALNLLEMMAELAETNEHGKYLSFALLKQVAGERYSHIDKGGDKFYDLLSALHKSIRGSAPDAALYWYSRILEASGDPLSVARRCLAIASEDVGNADPRAMQIAVSAWDCFTRVGAAEGERAIAQAVVYLACAPKSNAVYTAFKAARIAAKEHGDADVPVHLRNAPTKLMAELGYGAEYRYAHDEPNAYAAGQQYMPEGLQGHQFYYPQARGLEKQIAEKLRYLKDLDQHAK, from the coding sequence ATGAGCTTGGAGCTGAATTTTGAGGCCGATTTTCGGCCTCTTGCTGCAAGAATGCGACCCACTGAGTTAGCGCATTATGTGGGGCAGCAGCATATATTGAGTAGTGACCAACCTTTGTTTAAAGCCATCGCTACCGGCCAGTTGCACTCAATGATCCTTTGGGGGCCTCCTGGCACCGGTAAAACAACCATTGCTGAGTTAGCCGCTCATTATGCAGATGCAGAAGTTGAAAAAATATCCGCTGTTACCGGGGGGATTAAAGAGGTCAGAGCTGCTATTGAGCGGGCTCAACAAAATCAACAAGTCAGCCGCCGCACTATTTTATTTGTTGATGAAGTGCATCGCTTTAATAAAAGTCAGCAAGATGCATTTTTACCTTACGTAGAAAACGGTACAGTTATTTTTGTTGGCGCAACCACCGAAAACCCTTCTTTTGAATTAAATAACGCCTTGTTATCGAGAGCGAAAACTTATGTGCTGCGCTCGCTCGATAGTACGGCCATATTGCAACTCTTAGATCGAGCGATTAATCATGATCAGATCCTCAAGCAGCAAGGGCTTAGCTTTGAAGAGGGCGTATTAGACGCTTTAGCAAACTTGGTGAGCGGGGATGCGCGCAGAGCCCTCAATTTGTTAGAAATGATGGCTGAACTAGCCGAAACCAACGAACACGGCAAGTATTTGAGCTTTGCGCTACTGAAACAAGTAGCGGGAGAGCGTTATAGCCATATCGACAAAGGCGGGGATAAGTTCTACGACTTATTGTCGGCTTTACACAAATCGATTCGCGGGTCAGCGCCTGATGCAGCGTTATATTGGTATAGCCGTATACTTGAAGCCAGTGGTGACCCTTTATCGGTTGCCCGTCGTTGTTTAGCTATTGCCTCAGAAGATGTCGGTAATGCTGATCCTAGAGCGATGCAAATCGCTGTTAGCGCCTGGGACTGCTTTACTCGAGTCGGCGCTGCCGAAGGAGAGAGAGCTATTGCGCAAGCGGTGGTGTACTTGGCTTGTGCACCCAAAAGTAATGCCGTATACACGGCCTTTAAAGCGGCTCGGATTGCCGCTAAAGAGCACGGTGATGCTGACGTTCCGGTGCACTTGCGTAACGCCCCCACTAAATTAATGGCTGAACTTGGCTACGGCGCGGAGTATCGCTACGCGCATGATGAGCCAAACGCTTATGCCGCAGGGCAGCAATACATGCCTGAAGGCTTACAAGGGCATCAGTTTTATTATCCCCAAGCGCGTGGTTTAGAAAAGCAGATTGCAGAAAAGCTTCGTTACTTAAAAGATTTAGACCAACACGCCAAGTAA